From Megalops cyprinoides isolate fMegCyp1 chromosome 18, fMegCyp1.pri, whole genome shotgun sequence, one genomic window encodes:
- the kazald2 gene encoding kazal-type serine peptidase inhibitor domain 2 produces MGVRVLLLVLSLLPPLTDALPPERFPLRVDWQRGVGPQGGCGECRLEQCPVAPQCPAGRVRDTCGCCWECGNGEGQLCDPDPSAQRFYGRCGEGLRCRAPPRQDPAFARERRPARCVCTQQELLCGSDGKTYENSCQLRAARYQLQQDGKLTMDHRGPCRAKPIIATPPRDVTCVDGSDVMFGCEVSSYPMAVIEWRKEGNSIFMPADDSNMAVQARGGPRRFELTGWLQIQKVRHADEGVYTCTARNKFGEVSASARLQVVEKDSQLAHQLQLQKNGVYNISEDEDDDEDDEDYEGFSSGLTY; encoded by the exons ATGGGCGtcagggtgctgctgctggtgctgtcGCTCCTCCCCCCACTGACAGATGCCCTCCCCCCTGAGCGTTTCCCGCTGCGCGTAGACTGGCAGCGGGGGGTGGGCCCTCAGGGTGGCTGCGGAGAGTGCCGGCTGGAGCAGTGCCCGGTGGCGCCGCAGTGCCCGGCAGGGCGGGTGCGGGACACTTGCGGGTGCTGCTGGGAGTGCGGGAATGGGGAGGGGCAGCTATGCGACCCGGACCCCTCTGCCCAGCGCTTCTATGGGCGCTGCGGAGAGGGCCTGCGTTGCCGCGCCCCACCACGCCAGGACCCCGCCTTTGCTAGGGAGAGACGCCCAGCCCGCTGCGTCTGCACGCAGCAGGAGCTTCTCTGCGGCTCCGACGGGAAGACCTACGAGAACAGCTGTCAGCTGCGGGCCGCCCGCTACCAGCTGCAGCAGGATGGAAAGCTGACGATGGACCACCGTGGGCCCTGCAGAGCCA AACCAATTATCGCCACTCCCCCTCGTGATGTCACCTGTGTGGACggcagtgatgtcatgtttGGGTGCGAGGTGTCGTCCTACCCAATGGCTGTGATCGagtggaggaaggagggaaacAGCATATTCATGCCAGCAGACGACTCCAACATGGCGGTTCAG GCACGAGGAGGACCCCGGCGCTTTGAACTTACTGGCTGGCTCCAGATCCAGAAGGTCCGACACGCTGATGAGGGGGTGTACACCTGCACCGCCAGGAACAAGTTTGGGGAGGTGTCTGCTTCGGCCAGATTGCAGGTTGTGGAGAAAG ACTCCCAACTGGCTCATCAGCTACAGCTTCAGAAAAATGGTGTTTACAACATTTCAGAAGACGAGGATGATGACGAAGATGATGAAGACTACGAGGGCTTTTCAAGTGGACTCACGTATTGA